A stretch of the Argopecten irradians isolate NY unplaced genomic scaffold, Ai_NY scaffold_0774, whole genome shotgun sequence genome encodes the following:
- the LOC138313614 gene encoding uncharacterized protein, which yields MATKDILNKIVSDYEPGLVLKEKQSEALECLCNERCDLLVNLPVDYGKSIIFHLLPKLFIGTTCSNPIIVVVSPLNIIQKDQLESMKKRGISACKLDIKTKVDETTDTLDDVDLEKYDVKCDVPLTTVINGEYSIILCHPEALLNTTEGKGLLSNERFTHNVKAVVIDECHIIQKWGEEFRTAFGKMSSLKVFFPSVPFIALSGTLTVKQKEIPALLHLENCKLIEHSPDKRNIFFEKCRKESSEDRLGEYEKIVYPICQELFDKKEAFPVTLMFLPVFYMSEVLMHLHGLFGTKSIDDALYSAICSGQDDYVISRTIKELKVENPRIRLVLTTSIAGMGFDPRNVTQVIHTCPPRNISQYMQEIGRAGRQGQPARAVLYFNNHDIAKNLPGITEDIIVYCKNDTTCLRNAILNVFGFEKDQSITATECCSNCKSHSREKSN from the exons ATGGCCACCAAAGATATTCTGAACAAAATAGTAAGTGATTATGAACCTGGCCtggttttaaaagaaaaacaaagtgAGGCACTAGAGTGTTTATGTAATGAAAGGTGCGACTTACTGGTTAATTTACCTGTTGATTATGGTAAAAGTATAATCTTTCACCTACTGCCAAAACTATTCATTGGCACCACATGTTCAAACCCTATCATTGTCGTTGTTTCACCACTGAATATCATTCAAAAAGACCAATTGGAATCGATGAAAAAGCGTGGAATTTCAGCTTGCAAACTGGACATAAAAACTAAAGTTGATGAAACTACGGATACACTAGATGATGTTGATcttgaaaagtatgatgttaaaTGTGATGTCCCTCTTACAACTGTGATCAACGGGGAATATTCAATTATTCTGTGTCATCCAGAGGCTCTTCTCAATACTACTGAAGGGAAAGGATTACTGTCCAACGAGAGATTTACCCATAATGTCAAAGCTGTTGTCATTGATGAATGCCACATTATCCAGAAATG GGGTGAAGAATTTCGGACTGCCTTTGGAAAGATGTCAAGTTTGAAAGTGTTCTTTCCTTCAGTGCCATTCATAGCATTAAGTGGGACCTTGACTGTTAAGCAGAAGGAGATTCCAGCTTTACTCCATCTGGAGAACTGTAAATTGATTGAACATAGCCCAGACAAGAGgaacattttctttgaaaaatgcAGGAAGGAATCAAGTGAAGATAGGCTGGGAGAGTATGAGAAAATTGTATATCCAATTTGCCAAGAACTCTTTGATAAAAAGGAGGCTTTTCCTGTGACACTCATGTTTCTCCCTGTGTTTTATATGAGTGAAGTCTTAATGCATCTCCACGGTTTATTTGGAACAAAGTCTATAGATGATGCACTGTACAGTGCAATATGCTCCGGTCAAGATGACTACGTGATTTCGAGAACAATAAAGGAGTTGAAAGTTGAAAATCCTAGAATACGATTGGTATTAACAACGTCCATAGCAGGGATGGGATTTGACCCAAGGAATGTGACACAAGTTATTCATACTTGCCCACCAAGGAACATTTCACAGTATATGCAAGAGATTGGGCGTGCAGGGCGCCAGGGTCAACCTGCAAGGGCTGTTTTGTATTTCAATAATCATGACATCGCCAAGAATCTTCCAGGAATCACAGAAGATATTATCGTTTACTGCAAGAATGACACAACATGTTTAAGAAATGCAATCTTAAATGTTTTTGGATTTGAGAAGGATCAGTCGATTACTGCTACAGAATGTTGTTCTAACTGTAAATCTCACTCCCGGGAAAAATCAAACTAA